Proteins encoded in a region of the Oncorhynchus keta strain PuntledgeMale-10-30-2019 chromosome 3, Oket_V2, whole genome shotgun sequence genome:
- the LOC127913627 gene encoding putative nuclease HARBI1 encodes MSSSPSLATEDSVTSKRSSIGLQMVCNADCVISNVVAKWPGSVHDSRIFRASEIYQCLSQGEFSGVLLGDRGYGCQPFLLTPFTDPQEAQQAYNQDQGQS; translated from the exons ATGTCTTCATCTCCTTCCCTGGCCACAGAAGACTCTGTGACATCAAAGAGGAGTTCTATAGGATTGCAG atggtctgcaatgctgactgtgtgatcagcaatgttgtggcaaaatggcctggctcagtccatgactccagaatctttcgggcctctgaaatctatcagtgcctatcacaag gtgaattctctggtgtgttgctgggagacagggggtatggctgccagccttttctcctgacacctttcacagacccccaggaagcacagcaggcctacaaccaggaccagggccagagttga
- the LOC127913626 gene encoding uncharacterized protein LOC127913626 isoform X1: protein MATRAAYFSPSEAQILMEAYEEVKDIIKKKGNTATVIKQREKAWQSIADRLNALNMNGPKRTWQQVKIKYKNILQNAVKKNTHRQGTGGGSPKADLTPAEDMALELNKGRPVLEGIPGGKETSIGSSQDTTRFIQVSGSTVFLLEPPAQAPDDADPGEGPSAAATAHDGDDDDEEETISLDSRRHEDPDAIQWENQPGNISSQAIRKLYGNHLRRQIELADIDIQYKKKNMENLALESEIKKEDN from the exons atggcaactagagccgcgtacttttccccgtcggaagcacaaatcctcatggaggcatacgaggaggtaaaagatataattaagaagaaaggcaacaccgccacagtgataaagcaaagagaaaaagcgtggcaaagtattgcagaccgcctgaatgc attaaacatgaacgggccaaaacggacatggcagcaggtcaaaatcaaatacaagaaCATTCTGCAGAATG CAGTGAAAAAGAATACCCACAGACAAGGCACGGGTGGTGGGTCACCAAAGGCTGACCTTACCCCAGCAGAGGACATGGCCTTGGAGCTAAATAAAGGCAGGCCCGTCTTAGAGGGGATCCCTGGGGGGAAAGAGACGAGCATAGGTTCCTCCCAAGATACCACCCGCTTCATTCaag TGTCTGGCAGCACTGTGTTCCTGTTAGAGCCACCAGCACAAGCACCAGACGATGCTGATCCA GGTGAAGGCCCCagtgcagcagcaacagcacatgatggagacgatgatgatgaggaggagaccaTCTCTCTGGATTCCAGAAGGCATGAG GACCCAGATGCTATACAGTGGGAAAACCAGCCTGGCAACATA AGCTCACAAGCTATCAGAAAGTTGTATGGCAACCACCTCCGGCGCCAAATAGAACTGGCAGACATAGACATTCAGTACAAGAAGAAAAATATGGAAAATCTTGCACTGGAGTCCGAAATAAAAAAAGAGGACAATTAG
- the LOC127913626 gene encoding uncharacterized protein LOC127913626 isoform X4, protein MPVKKNTHRQGTGGGSPKADLTPAEDMALELNKGRPVLEGIPGGKETSIGSSQDTTRFIQVSGSTVFLLEPPAQAPDDADPGEGPSAAATAHDGDDDDEEETISLDSRRHEDPDAIQWENQPGNISSQAIRKLYGNHLRRQIELADIDIQYKKKNMENLALESEIKKEDN, encoded by the exons atgc CAGTGAAAAAGAATACCCACAGACAAGGCACGGGTGGTGGGTCACCAAAGGCTGACCTTACCCCAGCAGAGGACATGGCCTTGGAGCTAAATAAAGGCAGGCCCGTCTTAGAGGGGATCCCTGGGGGGAAAGAGACGAGCATAGGTTCCTCCCAAGATACCACCCGCTTCATTCaag TGTCTGGCAGCACTGTGTTCCTGTTAGAGCCACCAGCACAAGCACCAGACGATGCTGATCCA GGTGAAGGCCCCagtgcagcagcaacagcacatgatggagacgatgatgatgaggaggagaccaTCTCTCTGGATTCCAGAAGGCATGAG GACCCAGATGCTATACAGTGGGAAAACCAGCCTGGCAACATA AGCTCACAAGCTATCAGAAAGTTGTATGGCAACCACCTCCGGCGCCAAATAGAACTGGCAGACATAGACATTCAGTACAAGAAGAAAAATATGGAAAATCTTGCACTGGAGTCCGAAATAAAAAAAGAGGACAATTAG
- the LOC127913626 gene encoding uncharacterized protein LOC127913626 isoform X3, translating into MATRAAYFSPSEAQILMEAYEEVKDIIKKKGNTATVIKQREKAWQSIADRLNALNMNGPKRTWQQVKIKYKNILQNAVKKNTHRQGTGGGSPKADLTPAEDMALELNKGRPVLEGIPGGKETSIGSSQDTTRFIQVSGSTVFLLEPPAQAPDDADPGEGPSAAATAHDGDDDDEEETISLDSRRHEVSWTQMLYSGKTSLAT; encoded by the exons atggcaactagagccgcgtacttttccccgtcggaagcacaaatcctcatggaggcatacgaggaggtaaaagatataattaagaagaaaggcaacaccgccacagtgataaagcaaagagaaaaagcgtggcaaagtattgcagaccgcctgaatgc attaaacatgaacgggccaaaacggacatggcagcaggtcaaaatcaaatacaagaaCATTCTGCAGAATG CAGTGAAAAAGAATACCCACAGACAAGGCACGGGTGGTGGGTCACCAAAGGCTGACCTTACCCCAGCAGAGGACATGGCCTTGGAGCTAAATAAAGGCAGGCCCGTCTTAGAGGGGATCCCTGGGGGGAAAGAGACGAGCATAGGTTCCTCCCAAGATACCACCCGCTTCATTCaag TGTCTGGCAGCACTGTGTTCCTGTTAGAGCCACCAGCACAAGCACCAGACGATGCTGATCCA GGTGAAGGCCCCagtgcagcagcaacagcacatgatggagacgatgatgatgaggaggagaccaTCTCTCTGGATTCCAGAAGGCATGAGGTATCATG GACCCAGATGCTATACAGTGGGAAAACCAGCCTGGCAACATA A
- the LOC127913626 gene encoding uncharacterized protein LOC127913626 isoform X2 — translation MATRAAYFSPSEAQILMEAYEEVKDIIKKKGNTATVIKQREKAWQSIADRLNALNMNGPKRTWQQVKIKYKNILQNAVKKNTHRQGTGGGSPKADLTPAEDMALELNKGRPVLEGIPGGKETSIGSSQDTTRFIQVSGSTVFLLEPPAQAPDDADPGEGPSAAATAHDGDDDDEEETISLDSRRHEVSWTQMLYSGKTSLAT, via the exons atggcaactagagccgcgtacttttccccgtcggaagcacaaatcctcatggaggcatacgaggaggtaaaagatataattaagaagaaaggcaacaccgccacagtgataaagcaaagagaaaaagcgtggcaaagtattgcagaccgcctgaatgc attaaacatgaacgggccaaaacggacatggcagcaggtcaaaatcaaatacaagaaCATTCTGCAGAATG CAGTGAAAAAGAATACCCACAGACAAGGCACGGGTGGTGGGTCACCAAAGGCTGACCTTACCCCAGCAGAGGACATGGCCTTGGAGCTAAATAAAGGCAGGCCCGTCTTAGAGGGGATCCCTGGGGGGAAAGAGACGAGCATAGGTTCCTCCCAAGATACCACCCGCTTCATTCaag TGTCTGGCAGCACTGTGTTCCTGTTAGAGCCACCAGCACAAGCACCAGACGATGCTGATCCA GGTGAAGGCCCCagtgcagcagcaacagcacatgatggagacgatgatgatgaggaggagaccaTCTCTCTGGATTCCAGAAGGCATGAGGTATCATG GACCCAGATGCTATACAGTGGGAAAACCAGCCTGGCAACATAG